The window TGTATGAACACTCAAACGCTATATTGGGCGTACCCATTACACCCTACTACAAGTTCAGGTGGCGGCTCCAGGATGTATTCGAATCAGTGCGTCTACAGCCTCTCACCAACCAGCTGCTCTCTGAATGACGTGATACTAACCTACTTCTTCCCTTCAAAGCTTGGATTTATTCACTTAACGATTAAACAAATTCTAATCGAATTGACGATAAAAGTAAAGTCACAGCTAAAAGCTTATTTTTTAGCATCAATAATAAACATCGATGCATCTTGACCCATAAATAGTTTGCTTCCAGTGTAAAATGTTTCAGTTTGAACGTCTTTAAACCCTATCTCCAACATTATTGCTTTAAGCTGTTCCTGATCAAACCCATTATGGACCAAATCTGAAACAACATTTTCATTTTTATTAAAGTCAACGAGTAATAAATGACCCTCATGGTTTAAAATATTATATAACTTTGATAAGACAGAAGTATAGTCTCGAATATGTAGCAGAACTTGTGCCATAAAAATATAATCAGCTGAGTTGTCAAGATTGATAGAAGTTTCTAAATCTAGACATAAAGAGCTTGCATTCTGAGCATTAGCATCAGAAATCTTCTTATTAACGATATGAAGCATATTCTGTGAAGTATCTAGAAATAGTATGGATCTAAATTTATCTAACAAGTCCATACCTACCAGACCAGTTCCACATCCAAAGTCAATCGCGTCCTTATCCCTAGTGTTAACTAATAGATTTTTGATAGCATCTGTTGATACCTTAGCAATATGGACTCTTTCAGGAGTGTCATATATATTGGCTATCATCTCAAAAATATCATTATTTCCCATTCTTGTACTCTCCAATCTGTCTCAATCAATTAACACTTGCATATTGTATCAAATTCAGAACTTATGGTACAGTTAATTGACATCCATATGATCTTAAAGCATCGAAAAAACATTCTTCAATCGTTATACTGGAGGAAAGACACTTGAATATCGAAAAAATTGAAAAGGCCCATGCAAAATTAATGGAATTCATTCACAACACACCATTAAAACACTCCCATACATTTTCGCAGATGGTGAATTGCTCTTTATACCTTAAGTACGAGAATCAGCAGAAAACGGGTTCTTTTAAAGTCCGTGGCGCTTACAATAAAATCTCTACATTACTAGAAACATCTTCTCCCCCAGCCGTCATTGCGTCTAGTGCTGGTAATCACGCACAAGGGGTTGCTTTTGCCGCTTCTTCGCTGGGAATCAAATCAACCATCGTAATGCCTAAGAGCACACCTATAGCAAAGGTCGCTGCCACCGAGGAGTACGGCGCTGAAATTGTATTATATGGAGATTGCTATGATGACGCGTACAACAAAGCAATGGAGCTACAGCAAGAGAGTGGGGCTGTCTTCATTCACCCCTTCGACGACGAAGATGTGATTGCAGGCCAAGGAACCATTGGCCTAGAAATATTTCGTGACTTACCTGATGTCGAAGTAGTGATTGTACCAGCAGGTGGTGGCGGATTACTGGCAGGCGTTGCATACTATATGAAACAAGTCAACCCAAAGGTAAAGGTTATTGGGGTCCAATCATCTGGAGCCGATGCCATCGTTCGTAGCTTTTACAATGCCAAGTACACCGAAACAGAAAAGGCAATCACCATTGCCGACGGAATTGCCGTAAAGAAGCCT of the Desulfuribacillus stibiiarsenatis genome contains:
- a CDS encoding class I SAM-dependent methyltransferase, whose translation is MGNNDIFEMIANIYDTPERVHIAKVSTDAIKNLLVNTRDKDAIDFGCGTGLVGMDLLDKFRSILFLDTSQNMLHIVNKKISDANAQNASSLCLDLETSINLDNSADYIFMAQVLLHIRDYTSVLSKLYNILNHEGHLLLVDFNKNENVVSDLVHNGFDQEQLKAIMLEIGFKDVQTETFYTGSKLFMGQDASMFIIDAKK
- the ilvA gene encoding threonine ammonia-lyase, producing the protein MNIEKIEKAHAKLMEFIHNTPLKHSHTFSQMVNCSLYLKYENQQKTGSFKVRGAYNKISTLLETSSPPAVIASSAGNHAQGVAFAASSLGIKSTIVMPKSTPIAKVAATEEYGAEIVLYGDCYDDAYNKAMELQQESGAVFIHPFDDEDVIAGQGTIGLEIFRDLPDVEVVIVPAGGGGLLAGVAYYMKQVNPKVKVIGVQSSGADAIVRSFYNAKYTETEKAITIADGIAVKKPGLLTMSLIQKYVDEIVTISDAEIAAAILLMLERDKQVVEPAGAASLAVVLNNRSDFAGKKVACVLSGGNIDVSFIHKIVEKGLVKRGRQLKLRTVMLDKPGSLEKFASIASKCGANIIMVQHDRTNADLHLNEAILHVIFEVSGPKHGNELIQALEQNGYRVTIE